One stretch of Clavibacter californiensis DNA includes these proteins:
- a CDS encoding acyltransferase family protein gives MTSTVTVKSETGRKIEFLEAVRGVASFIVVLQHLIAAEYPAFEDFSRQWIDAGRVGVVAFFLVSGYVIPLSLQRQDTRTFLVRRLYRLFPLYWLVLGLMMLWIGTTGDGELGGPLVIMANVLMVQGAVGIYTIVPTAWTLGIELIFYGQSLVAKLIGRLDRSVAMGYVWLAGFVAAAIAGRVLERELPWTLPLLLYTASLGHAIHLRDRDGSTAWRGLLVAGVVGVPLFTYLNGGQDAAWPPFDYAVSFLLGLGLFFAFYASRRATHSRVLIWLGAVSYAAYLLHPLAYRVVRAVDVPEGIVRVAAAIAVTLVVSWLVHRFVEVPFIGVARRLTSRSAAAKAPRG, from the coding sequence GTGACCAGCACCGTGACAGTGAAGAGCGAGACCGGTCGGAAGATCGAGTTCCTCGAGGCGGTCCGCGGCGTCGCGTCCTTCATCGTGGTGCTGCAGCACCTCATCGCCGCGGAGTACCCGGCGTTCGAGGACTTCAGCCGCCAGTGGATCGACGCGGGGCGCGTGGGCGTCGTCGCGTTCTTCCTCGTCAGCGGCTACGTCATCCCCCTCAGCCTCCAGCGCCAGGACACCCGCACCTTCCTCGTGCGTCGCCTCTACCGGCTCTTCCCGCTCTACTGGCTCGTGCTCGGCCTCATGATGCTGTGGATCGGGACCACGGGCGACGGCGAGCTCGGCGGGCCCCTCGTGATCATGGCGAACGTGCTCATGGTGCAGGGCGCCGTGGGCATCTACACGATCGTGCCGACGGCATGGACCCTCGGCATCGAGCTGATCTTCTACGGCCAGTCCCTCGTCGCGAAGCTCATCGGCCGCCTCGACCGCAGCGTCGCCATGGGCTACGTCTGGCTCGCCGGCTTCGTCGCCGCGGCCATCGCGGGCCGGGTGCTCGAGCGCGAGCTGCCCTGGACGCTGCCGCTGCTGCTCTACACGGCATCGCTCGGGCACGCGATCCACCTGCGCGACCGCGACGGATCCACCGCATGGCGCGGCCTCCTCGTCGCGGGCGTCGTGGGCGTGCCGCTGTTCACGTACCTCAACGGCGGGCAGGACGCGGCGTGGCCGCCGTTCGACTACGCCGTGTCGTTCCTGCTCGGCCTCGGCCTGTTCTTCGCGTTCTACGCGTCGCGCCGGGCGACCCACTCGCGCGTGCTGATCTGGCTCGGCGCGGTCTCCTACGCCGCGTACCTCCTGCACCCGCTCGCCTACCGCGTGGTGCGCGCCGTCGACGTGCCCGAGGGGATCGTGCGGGTCGCCGCGGCCATCGCCGTCACGCTCGTCGTCTCGTGGCTCGTGCACCGGTTCGTGGAGGTGCCGTTCATCGGCGTCGCACGCCGCCTCACGAGCCGCTCGGCGGCCGCGAAGGCGCCGCGGGGCTGA
- a CDS encoding SGNH/GDSL hydrolase family protein, which produces MPARRMARGALGALAAVLLLAGCTSGPQPAPTATEGEPTPEASATTAPEDMVRIVVMGDSNTNGFVGTLPQGIDQGMAYVDYVVGDPLTFAGGWGTDGATSTVMAANTPTVEDVDVALIMIGTNNRIAGVPDTQLDADIIQTVEKLAPKETVILGIPPQNASPETPPEVNAHLEQFADAQGYHFFNPWVNLTNKDMKWRTEFFRDGIHTNMTGYKLMGAEVRKFVRTEVLDESAQK; this is translated from the coding sequence ATGCCCGCACGTCGCATGGCCCGGGGCGCTCTCGGCGCCCTCGCCGCCGTCCTCCTGCTCGCCGGGTGCACCAGCGGCCCGCAGCCCGCCCCGACCGCGACCGAGGGCGAACCCACCCCCGAGGCGTCCGCCACGACGGCGCCCGAGGACATGGTCCGCATCGTCGTCATGGGCGACTCGAACACGAACGGCTTCGTCGGCACGCTGCCCCAGGGCATCGACCAGGGCATGGCGTACGTCGACTACGTCGTGGGCGACCCGCTGACCTTCGCGGGCGGCTGGGGCACCGACGGCGCGACGAGCACCGTCATGGCGGCCAACACGCCCACCGTCGAGGACGTCGACGTGGCGCTCATCATGATCGGCACGAACAACCGCATCGCGGGCGTGCCGGACACGCAGCTCGACGCCGACATCATCCAGACGGTCGAGAAGCTCGCGCCCAAGGAGACGGTGATCCTCGGGATCCCGCCGCAGAACGCCTCGCCCGAGACGCCGCCCGAGGTCAACGCGCACCTCGAGCAGTTCGCCGACGCGCAGGGGTACCACTTCTTCAACCCGTGGGTGAACCTGACGAACAAGGACATGAAGTGGCGGACCGAGTTCTTCCGCGACGGGATCCACACCAACATGACGGGCTACAAGCTGATGGGTGCCGAGGTGCGCAAGTTCGTGCGCACCGAGGTCCTCGACGAGAGCGCCCAGAAGTAG